The following DNA comes from Streptomyces sp. NBC_00690.
GTGGGGTTGGCCCGCCGCCATCAGATCAGCCCCCTGATCCTGCTCCAAGCCGCAGTCTCGGTGGCCCTCAGCCAGAGCGGCTGCGGTTCCGACGTCCCTCTGGGCACACCGGTGGACCTACGGGCGGACTCCGCACTCTCCGACGTCGTCGGATTCTTCAGCAACACCGTCGTCCTGCGGACCGACCTCGGCGATGACCCCGACTTCAATGAACTCCTCCAGCGCTCCCAACGCACCATGGTCGGCGCACTGGAACACCGCGACATCCCCTTCGAGCGGGTGGTCGAGCGGCTCAACCCGCCGCGTTCGCCCGCGCGCAACCCGCTGTTCCAGGTGATGATCGCCGCAACGCGCCCCTGGCCCCGCCTCCAACTGGGCGATGTCGGCGTCGACGTGGTCGAACCCACGCACACCCAGGCCAAGCTCGATCTGACCTTCGCCATCCACGAGCGCCCCGAGGGCGGCCCGCTGGGTGTTTCCGTCCTGTACTCCCTCGATCTCTTCGAGAGCGACACGGCACGCGGACTGTTGGAAGCGGTCATCGGCGTACTGGGGCAGGTCGCCTTCCACCCCAGGCTCCGCCTCTCCCAACTGGCGCACTTCACCCCCTGCGAGCTCACCCCCCGCGGGTCCGAGATCGCCGCGCTGGTGTCCCAGTCCGTCGACGGACCGACCCGTTCGTCCACGGCCACCACATCACGCACCGTACGGCTCCTGCCCGGCACACCGGCCGAACCGGTGGCCGCAGCCGTATACGCCCTGCTGGCCGGACATGACGCCCTACGGCTCACCGGCGAGGCCGGGCAGTGGCGCATCCGTGATGCGGCAGAAGCCCTGGAGCGCCGCGTCCTCACCGAAACCCCCGACGACCAGCGGTTCAGCGCCCAACTCCAGGGAGCGGGGGGCCCCGCCCCCACTCTCACCCTCACCGCACCCACCACCTGGATGGACGAGGAGTCGTGGCGAGCGCTCCTGGCGGCCTTCGACGCGATCCGTGGACCACTGGCCGCCCCAGGCGCGGAAGACAACGAGACCGGCTCCGACTCTGGCACCGATTCCGCACCGGCCAGCCGGTGGAACGTCGAGCAACCCGCGGCCAGCTATCTCGACTACCTGGAGCGCACCGCAGCACTCGCCGAGGACATCGAACTCGCCGACCGGGCCGAAGCCTGGCTCGACCTGCTCGAAGAAGCCGCCGCCAACCCCCGGCCACCCGCTCCGCCCGGGCGAACACCCATGGCGCGCACCCTGGAACTACCGCCCTCGGCCGGCCAGCTGGGTGCCGGTGCGCTCCGCGACGCAGCCCTCGCCGCCCTCCGACCCGCCCTGCGCCCGGAAGCCACCGTCCTCGTCGAGGTCGACGAGCCGGACCGGGACGGTCACCCCGCCGTCGGCGCCGGACGGTGCCGACGGGCCTTCCCCGTACTCCTGCCGGAGTACGACGAGGGCGAAGCGACACCGGACGGAGAACGACTCCTCGCGGCACTCACGCCCATCGACCCCGTCCACGCCACCAGCTACCAGTTGATCCGCGAGGTGAGCCCGCACACCGCAGGCGCACTGGACGAAGCACCGGAACCAGAGCTGCGCCTCACCATCACCGTCACCGATCCGGGCGACGAGGCAGGCACTCCCACGCCCGTCGCGCTCCCATCCGACGGACCCGATCTGGCGGTCCGATGGGAGTTCGGCGGGGGAGTGCGCCGCGCGGTGCTCACCGTCGCTGCCGAGAGCGAAGAGTCCGGCACCGAGTTCCTCGACCGCTGGGCCGGCGCACTGCACGCCTGCGTCCTCGCCACCCCCACCCCGTCCACGCCCGACCAACTCTCCCGGCTGGTGCCCCTCACGACGGCCGAACGCCACACCCTGGAGGGCACGTTCGGCCCGCTCCGCGACGTTCTCCCCCTGTCCCCGCTCCAGGAGGGTCTGCTCTTCCACCTGCTGAGCGCACAGGACAAGGCCGATGACGTCTACACCTCCCAGACGTCCCTGGAGCTCACCGGTCCGCTCGACGTCGAACGGCTGCACCAGGCCGTCGCCGCGGCCCTCGAACTCTGCCCCACCATCGGCGCGGGCTATGCCGACCTAGGCGGGCGGCTGGTCCAAGTCATCCCGGAACGGATCGACATCCCCTGGCGCCACCTCGACCTCTCCCACGCGGCCCGCTCCACCACCGAAGAGGCGGCACAGCGCTTCGCCGACGAGGAGTACCACGCAGACTTCGACCCGGCCCGCCCACCCATGGCCCGGTTCGCCCTGCTGTCGTTCACACCCGATCAACACCGACTGCTGTTCACCGCACACCACGTCCTCGTCGACGGCTGGTCCATCCGTCTGCTGCTCAATCTGGTGCTCAGGCTCTACACCAACCCCGCCGACGTCGCCCGCCCGCGGCCGTTCCGCGACTTCCTCGCCTGGCTCGGCGAGCAGGATTCCGATGCCGCCGAGAACGCCTGGCGCGAACTGCTGGAACACGCCCAGCCGACCTTGTTGGCCAGGGACGCACCAGGAGTCGACGCCACCGCCGACCACACGGGCGAGCAGAGCCGCCAGCTCCCCGCACACCTCATCGAACAGGTCGCCGCACTCGCCCGGGCCACCGGAACCACCGTCAGCACGGTCCTGGAGCTGGCCTGGGGCGGCTTGCTGATGCGGATGAGTGGCTCGTCCGACGTGGTGTTCGGCAGTGTCGTCTCGGGCCGCCCGCCCGAGCTCGACGGCATCGAAACCATGGTCGGCCTCCTGTTCAACACCGTACCGACCCGGGTCGCCGCCAGGCCCGGCACATCCGTGCGCGACGCACTGGCCGGGCTCCACCGCCAAAAGTCCCTCCAACTGCGCCACTCGCACACCAGCCTGTCGCGACTGCAACAACTCGCAGGGCACAACCCACTGTTCGACACCCTCTTCGTGGTGCAGAACCTGCCGAGGCAGTCACCCGGCGAGCGCTTCGGCCCGGACGGCGACCTGCGGCGCACCGGCGCCTCGGTACGGGACGCCACGCACTACCCGCTGAGCATGGCCGTCACACCCGAGTCCGACTCGATCGCCCTGCGGCTGATGTACCGGACCGATGCGTACGACGACACCGCCGCCAGCACGCTCTTCGACCGGTACGTCCGTTGTCTGGAACTGCTCACCACGGCACCGGACCTGCCGCTCCACCGGCTCGATCTGCTCTCGCACGCCGATCGCCAGCAGTTGCTCGAAGCCAACAACGCCACCCGGGCCGACATCTCCGACCTCTCGGTGAGCGATCTGCTGACCCGACAGGCCGAACGCACACCGCAGGCCCGTGCCCTCGTCGCGGGCGAGACCACCCTGTCCTTCGCGGAACTCGCCGCGGCGGCACACCGCATCGGTCATCTCCTCCTCTCCCGCGGGGTCGGCCCCGAACACCAGGTGGCCCTGCTGCTGCCGCGCGCCGAATCGATGGTCGAAGCCCTCTTCGGCGTCTTCGCGGCCCATGCCGCCTATGTTCCGATCGACGGGGAGACCCCGACCGGGCGGATGCGCTCCATGTTGGAACAGGCCCGGCCCTCAGCCGTCCTCACCACCCGCGCCCTGGCCGAGTCGCTGCCCAAGGAGTGCGCGGTCGACTTCCAGGTCATCGCCGTCGACGACCCCGACGTCCGCGCCGAACTGGCCGCACACCCGGCGACCCCACCCCTGCCCGCCAGGCCCTACGGCCTCGACCACCTCGCGTACATCATCTTCACCTCGGGCTCGACCGGTGCGCCCAAGGGTGTCGCGGTGCCCTACCGGGGTCTGACCAACATGTTCCACAACCATCAGGACAAGATCTTCCGCCCGGTCCTTGAGACGCAGGGCGGACGCCGACTGCGCATCGCCCACACGACGTCCTTCTCCTTCGACGCCTCGTGGGAACAGCTCCTGTGGCTGCTGGCCGGCCATGAGGTGCACGTGCTCGACGACGATCTCCGGCGCGATCCCGACGGCCTCATCGACTACTTCGACCGCCATCTCATCGATGCGTTCGACGTCACCCCCACCTACGGTCAGTACCTCGTGGACCACGGTCTGCTGGAACGCCCACGGCCGCGCGGACAGGGCGACGGCGCCGGGGTGGTGTTCGTCTCGCTCGGCGGGGAAGCGGTCGGCGACGCGCTGTGGACCAGCCTGCGGGAAGCCCCCGGGGTCGGTGGCTACAACCTGTACGGACCCACCGAGTACACCATCAACGCCCTCGGCGCGGACGTCACCGACAGCACCACCCCGAGCGTCGGACGTCCCATCTCCAACACTCGGGCGTACATCCTGGGCGACGGCCTGCTGCCCGCTCCCGTCGGGGTGGTCGGCGAGCTCTACCTCGCCGGAGTGGGCCTGGCCCGCGGCTATGTGGGCCGGACCGCGCTCACCGCCGAACGGTTCGTTGCCGACCCCTTCGGCGGCCCCGGAGAACGGATGTACCGCACCGGGGACCTGGCGCGCTGGCGACCCGACGGAGGCATCGACTTCCTCGGCCGTTCGGACAACCAGTTGAAGATCCGCGGCTACCGGGTGGAACTCTCGGAGATCGAGAACGCCCTGGTCGCCCATCCCACCGTCGCCCAGGCCGCCGTCGTCCCGACCCGGGGGCCCGACGGCCGAACGACGGAACGGCTCGCCGGATACGTCGTCCCGACGGTCACCGGGGCGCCGGAGGTGATCGACGTCGCCGAACTGCGGGAGCACCTCGCGGACCTACTGCCCCCGTACATGGTGCCCGCGACCCTCACACCGGTGGAGCGGCTGCCACTGACGACCAACGGCAAGCTGGATGTGGCCGCGCTGCCCGAACCGGCCGCCGCCGCCCCCGTCGAACGCAACCTCCCGAGGACGCCCACCGAAACGGCCGTGGCCGAGGTCTTCGCCGACCTGCTGGCCATCGGCACCGTCGGCCGCGACGATGACTTCTTCGCACTCGGCGGACACTCCCTCCTGGTGGTCCGCCTGGTGGGCCGGCTGCGCGAGGCCCTGGGCACGCCGATGTCGGTGCGCCAGGTCTACGACGGGCCGACTCCCGCGCTCCTCGCGGCACTCATCGGCGGCGAAGACACCGAGGCCACCGACGATCGAGCACCCCGGGTCGAGCACACGGCCTCCGTGCTGGTCGCCGATGCCGTGCTGGACGAATCGATCACCGGGGTCGGCCTCCCCGCCGCGGCCAAGGGCTGGGGCACCGTACTGCTGACCGGCGCATCCGGATTCCTCGGCTCCTTCCTCATCGCCGAACTCCTGAAGGAGACCTCGGCCCGGGTCCTGTGCCTGGTGCGGGCCGAGAACGAGGCGGCAGCAGCCCGACGCATCCGCAGCGCGATGGAGAGCTACCACATCTGGGAGGATCACTTCGCCGAACGGATCGTTGCGATACCCGGCGACATAGCCAAGCCCCGACTGGGCGTCACCCCCCAGTGGTACGAACGCATCTGCGCCGAGACCCGGACGATCCTGCACAACGGCGCGGCGGTCAACGACGTCGAACCGTACGACATGGTCAAGCAGACCAATGTGCACGGCGCCCGGGAGATACTCCGGATCGCCACAACCGGCACGGTCAAACACGTCCACTTCGTCTCCACCGTCTCCGTCGCGGTCCGTGCCGGCGCCAATCCGCCCGTCATCGCCGAAGACACCAGGCTGCGCGCCGACGAGGTGCTGACCAACGGCTATGTGAGCAGCAAGTGGGTGGCCGAGGAGTTCATGCGGGCCGCAGCGGAGCGATCCATCCCGACGACCATCCACCGCCCGGGACGGATCAGCGGTCACAGCGCCACCGGAATGTGCAGCACCGGCAACGGTTTCTGGTACTTCATCCGCGCCATGGTGCTGCTCCGCCAGGCGCCCCAGTTGGAACGCGACCGCATCACCATGGCGCCCGTGGACTACGTGGCCGGCGCGATCGTCCGACTGGCCACCGTCGAGGACGCACCCGGCAGCACCTACCACCTGGTCAACGACCAGTCGATCGCCATAGTCGACATCCTCGACGCCCTGCGCACGGAGGGGTACGAACTGCCCGTCGTACCCTTCCCCCAATGGCGGGACAGGCTCGACCGCGAGGCCATCGAAGGGGCCGAGCGGGGAGATGACTCGCTCGCCCAGGCCGTGCTGCTGGCCGAACACCACGCCAAGTACGACGGCGACCACACCGAATCACGCGTCGGTCAGGACCGGGCCCTGGCCCACCTCGCACCCTCGGGATTCAGCTGCCCGCCCGTGACCCCCGAGGTGCTCACGCGCTATGTGCGGCACTTCATGGCGGCCGGCTTCTTCCCCCCACCGCCCGGGACCGATACAGCCCAGCCTGAAGGCGCCACGGGTGACGGCGGCGAAGGACGGCTCGCGTGACCACTGCAATCATCAACGGGCGGCGACTGACGTACACCGAACACGGCTCGGGCCGCCCCGCCGTGCTGGTCATGGGCACCGGGAGCCCCGGACGGGTCTGGCAACTGCACCAGGTCCCGGCACTCGTCGCGGCCGGCTACCGAGTGATCACCTTCGACAACCGCGGGATCGACCCCGACGATGGACCGCCACCCACCGCCGCATCGCACCGCTTCACCCTCACCGACATGGTCCAGGACGTCGCCGGGCTCATCGCCCACGTCCACGACGGCCCCGCCGTGGTGATCGGCACCTCCCTGGGAGCCCGGATCGCCCAGGAAGTCGCCCTCGCCCGACCTGATCTGGTCACGCAGCTCGTCGCCATGGGTGCCTACGCCAGGCCCGAGCCCGTCCAGGACCTACTGACGGCGGGCCAGTGCGCCCTCCACGACCAGAAGACGGTACTGCCACCCGCCTTCCACGCGGCGATCACCGCACTCCAGAACCTGTCGCCCAAGACACTGCGCGACGCCGTCGCCGTACGGGACTGGCTCGATGTGTTCGAAGCGTCAGGCTCCCCGATCACCGACGGCGTGCGAGCCCAGTACGCCGTCCAACTCGCCGACTCCCAGGACCGGCGCGCCGCCTACGAACGGATCACCGTACCCACTCTGGTGATCGGATTCGCGGACGACCTGATGATTTCCCCCTGGCTGAGCCGGGAAGTCGCCGACGCCGTACCCGGTGCGCAGTACGCCGAGATCGCCGACTGCGGGCACTTCGGATATCTGGAGCGCCCCGACGCGGTCAACGCGAGCATCCTGCGGTTCCTCGCAGAACACCAGAAGACACCGGCCCCGGAAGCCACCGAAGGAGGACGGGTGGGAACCCGGTGAACCGCAACCAACCGCACGACGACGCCCAGGAACGATCCACTGCGCACGCTGAGCCGATTGCGCCGTCTGTGTCTACCGCGCTGACCCGCATCGACGGACTGCTCGCCGAGAGCGCCCGCCGCACCCCCGACGCACAGGCCATCGGCGACATCGACACAACCGCGAGCTACGCAGAGCTCAACGCCGAGGTCAACGCCCTGGCCGCCCGATTACACGAGCTGGGGGTACGCCCGGGACACCGAGTGGGCGTCCTCGTACCCAAATCGAACAGCGCCGTCACCGCCCTCTACGCAGTGCTGCGCGCCCAGGCGGTGGCCGCACCGCTGGACTGCTCCGACCCTGCGGAACGCATCACCCGAGCGGCCCACAACGCCGGGCTCGACTTCCTGATCACCGTGCCAGGACCGGGCGCACGGGCCGCCGAACACCTCATCGGCAGACCCGGAACCCTCCACCTCGAACTGCCCGGAGGGCTCACCCTCCACCCCCTCGCCCCACAGGACCGCGAAGCGACCGACGACGCCTACATCCTGTTCACCTCCGGCAGCACCGGTTGGCCCAAAGGCGTCCTGCTGACCCACGACAACGTGCTGCACTTCGTCCGCTGGGCCACCCGCACCCTTCAGATCGAACCGCGGGACCGCATCGGCTCACAGGCATCGCTCACCTTCGACCTCTCCACCTTCGACCTCTTCGGAGCCGCACTGGTCGGAGCGTGCGCGGTAATCCTCCCCGAAGAGCACAAGGCGTTCCCCCGGGACGTGATGCGCTGGTTGGTCGACGAGCGCATCACGGTGCTCTACGCCGTCCCCACGCTCTACCGCGCCCTGTGGGAGCGGGGCGGCATCAGCGCTGCCGCCGTCCCCGGGCTCCGGGTGCTCGCCTTCGCCGGCGAACCCTTCCCGCCCAAGACACTGAGCGAATACACCACCGAGTTCGCGCACTCCACATGGTGGAACCTCTACGGGCCCACCGAGACCAACGTCTGCACCTACACCTCCATCGAGGTGGACTGGAGCGTGGCCGACGGCACCTCCATCGGCCGGGCCATCGACGACGTCCACGTGGACCTCGCCACCGACGCCGGTACGCCCGGCGAGGAGGGCGAGATCGTGGTGGCCGGCCCCACCGTGTTCCGCGGATACCTCATCGACGGCGAACTGCACGATCCCACCGAGCCGTTCGCCTTCGCCGACGGCGTGACCCGACGCGCCTACCGCACGGGCGACCTCGCCCACCGCGACGAACAGGGCCGGCTCTGGCTGCACGGCCGACGCGACCACCAGGTCAAGGTGCGGGGCAATCGCATCGACCTGGGCGACGTGGAGAGCGCGGCGGCGGCCGTACCCGCCGTACGGGCCTGCGCCGCCGTCCTCGGCCCCGAGGACGTGGACGGAGCGCGTCTTCTGCTGTACGCCGTCACCGACGACCTCGACGACCAACGCCTCAGGGCCGCGCTGACGTTGGCACTGCCGCGCCGCATGATGCCGCACGAGGTGCGCGTCGTCGCCGAACTACCGCTCAACAACCGCGGAAAAGTGGACCGGACGGCACTCGCCGCCCGGCCCTGAACGAACGAGCGAGGAGAAACCCATGAACGACGCCACTGCCGAAGAGGCGTACGCCGACAGCGTCGAAGGCGTATGCGCCCTGGTCGACCACGTCCTGCGGGAGGCGACCGGCGAAGCACCGCCCGACACCACCCCCGAAACGGAACTCCTCCTGTCCGGCCTGCTCGACTCACTCACCATCATGAAGATCGTCACCGTGGTCGAGAGCGCCTACGGCATAGCCCTCGCTGAACGGGCGATCGTCGCGGCCAACTTCCGCACCCCCCAGACACTGTGGCGAGCGATCCAGGCCGAAGCGCACACCCAGGACGGTTCCATCGGAGTACGCGGATGAGCGCCCTGGGACTCGACGGAGACTGGGCCGAGCGGGTGCAGGCGACACAACGACGGGTCGAAGGGGTCACGGACGCCCTCCAGGGCGCCGACTTCCGCACCCAGTGGAAGACCCTGGCCGACCTCGGGCTCCTCGCCACCCCCATGGACACGGCCGCCAGCGACCCCATGGCCGCCACCGTGGCCGACATCGAAGGGCTCGGCCGGGCAGGGGTCGCCCCGGGCATCTGCTACGCGGTCACCTCACAGATCTTCGGCATCCAACTCCCCCTGCGCGCCGTACTCGACGAAGCGGCCTGGAAGCGGCTCGGCGGCGCACTCACCGGCGATGTGGTGCTGTGCCATGCGCTGACCGAGGACGGCGGCGGCAGCGACCCGCTGTCGATGACCACACGCGCCGTGCGCGAAGCCGGCGGCGACTACCGCATCACCGGCCGCAAGGCGTTCATCACCGCCGCACCCGTCGCCGATCGGGCCCTGATCTTCGCGCGCACCGACGAGGGCCGACACCCCTTCGCGCTCACCCCCTTCCTGGTGGACCTCCACGCCGAGGGAGTCACACGCAGCGCCCCGTTCGCCAAGCTGCCCCTTCCCGACGTGCCCATGGGCGCGATCGACTTCGACGACGTCCTGGTACCCGGTGACCAGCGGGTCGGCGAAGAGGGCTCAGGCCTTGCGCTGCTCGCCACCACCACGGCATGGGAGCGGGCCCTTCTCCTCGCGTACGCGCTCGGTCCCATGCAGCGCGTCCTCGACCGCACGATCGACTGGGCCCGTGGACGGGTGCACTTCGGCCGGCCGATGGGCGCCAGCCATCTGGTCGCCGCACGGATCTCGGACATGGCCCTGGCCCTGTTCCGGTCCCGTCAACTCCTCTACGGCATGGCTCGACGGCTCGACGCCGGCGAAAGGCCCCGACGGCTGGCCACCGATGCCGCACTCACCAAGATCTCCATCTCCCAGGACTACGCCGAATTCACCCGGCACGCCACCGCGTTGGGCGGTGTCCGGTCCTTCGTCGAGGAAACCGGTCTGACCGCCGATCTCTTCGGTCCGATGGCGAGCGCCACCTACGCCGGCCCCAACGACCTGCTGCGCATCGGTGTCGCTCGGGACCTGGGTCTGCCCGTCCTGAACTGACCGTCCCCTTCGAGCAGGGAGAGCCATGAACACCAGCACGACGTCCGAGCCCTCGGTCCTGGACCTCGCCCGGCGCACGGCCGAACAGCTGGCAGAACACGCCGCCGCGGTGGACACGGGCGCGGACCCCCGCCCCAGCTACCAGATCATCAAGGATTCCGGGCTGCTGAGCGTGCTGCTGCCCCGATCGGCGGGCGGCAACGCACTGTCCTTCACCCAGTACACCAAGGTGCTGGAGGAGTTGGCTCTCGGCGACGGCGCGGCAGCGCTCGGGTTCAACATGCACAACGTGGCCATCGGCTCGCTGTGCGAGGCGGCCGATGCGGATCTGCCGAAACCGGCACGGCGCTTTCGCGACTGGACCTTCGAGGAGGTCGCCCGCAACGGCAGGATGTTCGCATCGGCCACCTCGGAGCCGGGTTCGGGCGCCAAACTGCGCGGACTGAGCACAACGTACGAGCGGGTCGGTGACGGCTATGTCCTCCACGGACGGAAGTCCTTCGTCTCCCTCGCGGGGGTGGCCGACTACTACGTGGTCGCCGCGGTGCCGGAGGGCGCCGACGGACACGATGAGGTGTCCCACTTCGTGGTGGCCAAGGACGACCCGGGCGTCACCTTCGGGGACGTCTGGGACGGGATAGCCCTACGCGGTACCGAGACGGCCTCGATGACCCTCAACAAGGTGGCCCTCGGGGAGGAACGGCTCTTCCTCGGAGTCGACGGTGTGTCCCTGTTCAAACTCGTGCGCGAGCCGCACTGGATGGTGGCCGGATATCTCGGTGCCTATCTCGGAATCGCCGGCGCCATCGTCCGCTACACCACCGAATTCGTCGCCGCTGCGCCCGGACGGCGCGACTCCGCGGTCGTCCGCGCCGAGCTCGCCGAGCTGGTGGTCCAACTGGCAGCCGTGCGTTCTCTGACCTACACGGCCGCCGGGCTCGTCGACGAGCAGCGCGGCAGCCTGGCTGCCAACACCGCCGTGCACGCCGCCAAGTATCTGCTCGGAGAGGTGGCCCCCCGGCTCGCGGTGAGTGCCGCGCGCATCTGTGGATCCGCGGGCATGCGCCAGGGCGCGCCGCTGGGCCGACTGATGCGTGAATCCGCCTTCTGTGCGGTGATGCCGGCGAAGCCGAACGAGTGTCTCGAATACATCGGCAAGGCGACCCTGGGATTCAACATGTTCCACGCGCACACCGTTGAGTGGTGATCCAGCAGCCGCCCCTGGAGGGGCGGCGATCCTCCCGTGCGGGACGGATAGGCGGGACATTGACAACACGCCCCGGGGCGGATCGGAGCCGTGCTGTGGACTCAGGGTGACGCGAGCGCCGAGAGGCTCCCGCCCGCCTGCCGGACCGCCAGTCCGTCGAGGACGATCGTCAACTTGCGCCAGAGGTGCTCGTGCGGCGCGTCCTGGACACGTCGGAATGCCGCGCGGACCTCAGGGGCTTCGAAGGGCTGGGCGTCCGGTTCCTGATGTCCACGGGTGCGCAGATGCGCGATCTGCGCCGCCCCGTCATGGATCAGATCGAGGACGGCATCGACGGCCAGCACCGCGTCATCGACGCCGAACCCCAACGGAACCAGCCCCTGGACCAACTGCTCGAACCGTCTGACAGCGGCCTTTTCCAGCCCCGTCACCCCGTCCGTCAGCAATCCGGCATAGCGGGTGAGCAGCTCGAAACGGGTCCTGGCCTCGGTCTCCAGATAGTTCCGCCACCCTTGCTCACCGCCGGGGAGAGGAGCGTTGGCGAAGGCTTTCTCCAACGCTGAGAGCAGGAGGTCGTCGAGGCTGTCGATATAGCGGTACAGGCTGGCCGGGGCCGCCCCCAGGGCGCTGGCGACGGCGTTGATCGAGACCTGCTCGATGCCCAGCCCCAGAGCGGCATCGACGATCCTTTCGCGGCTCAGTCGGGGCTTCGGTCCGGGGCGTCGGCGGGACGCGGGATTTGTCTTGGGAACCACGGGGACAGCGTAGTGCTCCGCGCTGCCTGGCTGGTTCTCGCTAGGGCTCTGACCTCGCTCAACAATTGCGAATCGGATTCGCAATTAAGTAGGGTGCTTCTGACTTCACGAGGAGGGGTGGCATGCAGAGAACGCCGTTCGATGCCGGGACCGCCGTGCCCGCGGCCGAACACGGCACCCGCACGGACGCACACACGCCGGGCGGTGCGACAGGGGCCGGTCCCCTGACGCTCGTGTGCCCGCGACGGACGGTGCGTTGACGTGGGACGTCTCGTTCTGGATGTGACACCGCTTCGGGGCCGCGCGTTCCGGTACGTGTTCATCGCCCGGACCGTCGCCGTGTTCGGCCTGGGTTTCGCCATGGTCGCCGTACCGCTCCAGGTCTATTCCCTCACCGGTTCCACGGTCGGTGTGGCGTCGGTCAGCGTGGCGGTGGGCATCGCGGCCTTCGTGGGCACCCTGCTCGGTGGGGTGTTGGCCGACCGGGCGGACCGTCGGCGGGTCATCCTCATCGCACGTTCCGCGGCCGGCCTTGCCTTCGCCGTACTCGCGGTGAACGCTGCCCTCCCCGAGCAGCATCTGTGGGTGATCTATCTCTGCGGGATGGTCGAGGGCATCGCCGACGGTGTGTCGGGCACGGCTTTGATGGCCGCGACGCCCGGTCTGGTGGCCCAGGACAAGCTTCCCGCAGCCGGTGCCCTGCTCGCACTCATGGCCGACCTCGGCTCCGCAACGGCCCCCGCCCTCGGTGGACTGCTCGTCACCGCCACGGACTTCTGGGTGAACTACGCGGTCTGCGCCGGCGCCGGGGTGGTCACCGTGACCTGTCTCACCCGACTGCCGTCGATGCCCCCGACCGAGGCCGCCCGGAGCGAAACTGTGCTCCAGTCGCTCGGGGCGGGCATCCGATTCGTCTCCCGCGACCGCATCGTGGGGCCCGCACTGCTCGTCGGTGTGATCGCTATGGTGCTGTCGGGCTGGAGCGTTCTGCTGCCGGAGTACGGGGAGCAGGTCCTCAAGGTCGGTCCCGAAGGACTGGGACTGCTCTATGCGGCCCCCGCTATCGGTGCCTTGATCGGCTCCCTGACCAGCGGTTGGACCGGTACGGTACGGCGAACCGGAGCCCTGGCGATCGGTGCGGTGCTGGTGTCGGCCGTGGGACTCGCCACCACGGGGCTCGGGGGAGGGCTGATCTGGGCCCTGGTCGGGCTCGCCGTGTTCGGTATCGGCCGGCTCGCCGGTGACGTCCTGCGGTTCACGATCGTGCAGGAGAACACACCGGACCAGTTCCGCGGCCGGGTCGCCGGTCTGTGGACCGCACAGGTGACCACCGGGATCGCGCTCGGTGCCGCGGTCGCCGGTGGCATCTCCACCGTCGCTTCGCCCCGTGACACCTTCGTGCTCTATGCGGCGGTCGGAGTGGTGAGCACCCTGGTTGCGGCCATGACCCTGCCCACGTTGCGCAGGCTGGTGCGATCGTTGTGAGGTGCG
Coding sequences within:
- the entS gene encoding enterobactin transporter EntS, with the protein product MGRLVLDVTPLRGRAFRYVFIARTVAVFGLGFAMVAVPLQVYSLTGSTVGVASVSVAVGIAAFVGTLLGGVLADRADRRRVILIARSAAGLAFAVLAVNAALPEQHLWVIYLCGMVEGIADGVSGTALMAATPGLVAQDKLPAAGALLALMADLGSATAPALGGLLVTATDFWVNYAVCAGAGVVTVTCLTRLPSMPPTEAARSETVLQSLGAGIRFVSRDRIVGPALLVGVIAMVLSGWSVLLPEYGEQVLKVGPEGLGLLYAAPAIGALIGSLTSGWTGTVRRTGALAIGAVLVSAVGLATTGLGGGLIWALVGLAVFGIGRLAGDVLRFTIVQENTPDQFRGRVAGLWTAQVTTGIALGAAVAGGISTVASPRDTFVLYAAVGVVSTLVAAMTLPTLRRLVRSL